One Streptomonospora salina genomic window, GCGCGGTGCCGCCGATGCCGCCCCGCAGACAGTTGACGCGGAAGCGGCGAATGGGTTCAACTATCACGTTGGCGCCGCGTGTGCCCAGCCGGACACCCTCCCGCCGGCTGATCGTGTCCGAAACGTGAGTGAGGTGTCCGTGAGCGGTCCCCCCGTCACCGGTACCGAGGCCCCCTCCGCCTCGCCCGCCGCCCCCCGTGCCTCCGCCCGCTGGAAGCGGGGCGCCACCGCCACAGTGGCGGTGGCCTCCACACTCGGGGTGGCCGCGGCGGTTGCGGGCATCGCCGGCACGCTCCAGCCTCACCGGGTGCCCGAGCTCCCGCCCGGTCCCGGCGACGCCGCCGGCAGCATCGAAACGGTCCCCTCCTCCACCGGTTCCGCGCCGGACCGGGACGGGGCCACTGCGGCCGACGAACGTCCCTCGCCCGACGCCGCGCGGACCGCCGACCCCAGCCCCCGGTGGCTCGACTCCGTCTCCGAAGCCACCGGCGTGCCGCGCCGGGCGCTGGAGGGCTACGCTCGCGCCCAGCTCGCCCTCGTCCGGGAACAGCCCGACTGCCTGATCTCCTGGCCCACCCTGGCGGGCATCGGGCGGATCGAATCCGGACACGGCACCGTCGCCGGCGGCGAGATCGGCGGCGACGGGCGCACCACCGAGGAGATCGTCGGCATTCCGCTCGACGGATCGAACGGCACCGCCCGGATCGCCGACACCGACGGCGGCACGCTCGACGGCGACGGACAGT contains:
- a CDS encoding lytic transglycosylase domain-containing protein, which gives rise to MSVSGPPVTGTEAPSASPAAPRASARWKRGATATVAVASTLGVAAAVAGIAGTLQPHRVPELPPGPGDAAGSIETVPSSTGSAPDRDGATAADERPSPDAARTADPSPRWLDSVSEATGVPRRALEGYARAQLALVREQPDCLISWPTLAGIGRIESGHGTVAGGEIGGDGRTTEEIVGIPLDGSNGTARIADTDGGTLDGDGQWDRAVGPMQFIPETWDEWGVDADSDGEADPHDIDDASLAAARYLCADGRDLTDDDGWWEAILSYNASRSYGDDVLDSADRYAGAAADAV